Proteins encoded within one genomic window of Eurosta solidaginis isolate ZX-2024a chromosome 1, ASM4086904v1, whole genome shotgun sequence:
- the Nf1 gene encoding neurofibromin isoform X3 translates to MAIQKPGEWANSLLARFEDQLPNKFGPHGTQARISQDQLSACLIHISRYRFSLVISGLTKMLQRVNEASIQNRHDSERCCFESLVIILTTLERCLTNQTKDTARFEEAMNVKLLLREISQFIDVQSDNNSNAAQLKAIASKVLFALSQNHFSAVFNRISARIQELTTCSDENPDYCDIELIQHIDMDINKLTKLLQVFKSRSKKAPPLILLHSLEKAIWNWIEYHPHEFQDLQRGITTKDISGCWESLLDFVEAYKSENKKNKTTVWPLQMLLLILTPSCLEATVNELQSEKEKDKEKTKSSSAQSSAQATRDKEQSAKQFIEGVKRGLGPHSPSKQVTEYAAIAGVKLCKASTYVNINDSNNVIFKLVQYMINDLKALLFNPAKPFSRGQAYNYADIELMIDCWVSLFRINPHNIDTLKVCLNLSSPQAYHFVIVCSLLRLTQIHVDFRLQNKNPFRTINTPSLPWWPETNVVHNRSAELRALFTDTLNKATQGYIAHTPLRMITSLTLKSKDTQKGLARSEEGPAHKMLLLLMVRLIHADPTLLLNTQGKVAHEMQSSSLELINGLVSLVHQPTMPDVAQEAMEALLALHSFDKIELWNPQAPMNCFWDVSSQVLFSISQKLIQHQIANYTDVLKWMREILICRNCYLQRHKKYALVGHELQICRQARIKLEVVFFMYLWSVDLDAVLTSLSCFGLLCQESDILLTADDAATVLLVANYQIYQDLTQLANSATDTRICFYETTHGNAFSRLTLQRRMMNLLRKIEHCVGVQTAWEETFRNWELSCKVLQSYPKCKTDDAQAELFHRGVGKRRASHQSSEHDLEEHITEWANMTWFLLTLGGVCLQKRLAARWKQMQQQNNATTVGSSSGVSGPSNILPGPNSLAQSQNTLAASGSMTSISSIPAISLYSLYSCSTSSGRGSLMHPSTVSLTTIVPVPPQDLQYCPVTQFISQLLRLLVCVNDKIGLNIQKNVKELIAEEMTPQLYPILFDQIRAITEKFFDQQGQVNVSDVNTQFIEHVIYIMKAILDPKSAKDPNNEQAAASEYLSVTSIEGMMLSIVRYVRHLDMTTSSARTKTRLCQLVEIMMKRRDDLAFRQEMKFRNKLVEYLTDWVMGTTHQITPSTTSDTPPANTTQVFRDLDQACMEAVAALLRGLPLQPEESDRGDLMDAKSALFLKYFTLFMNLLNDCIDSSEAENKEINNPPLLPPRHPAAGKLTALRNFTIQAMSNLLGANIDSGLMHSIDLGYNPDVQTRAAFMEVLTQVLQQGTEFDTLAETVLADRFEQLVQLVTMISDKGELPIAMALANVVTTSQMDELARVLVTLFDAKHLLSPLLWNMFYREVEISECMSTLFRGNSLGSKIMAFCFKIYGASYLQNLLEPLIRPLLDDPSTSYEVDPARLLPGEDLERNKENLMELTKRFFDAILNSVDRFPSQLRSMCHCLYQVLSKRFPTVLQTNIGAVGTVIFLRFINPAIVSPQELGIVGRQVPASVKRGLMLMSKILQNIANHVEFSKEQHMVSFNDFLRTRFEQGRHFFVQIASDCETVDQTSHSMSFISDANVLALHRLLWTHQERIGDYLSSSRDHKAVGRRPFDKMATLLAYLGPPEHKPVDSHMMFSTYARWSSIDMSSTNFEEIMLKHQMHEKEEFKTLKTMNIFYQAGTSKQGYPVFYYIARRYKIGETNGDLLIYHVILTLKPFCHSPFEVVIDFTHTCSDNRFRTEFLQKWFYVLPTVAYENIMAVYIYNCNSWVREYTKFHDRVLAPLKGNRKIVFLDVPNKLNEFIDTEQQKLPGATLSLDEDLKVFSNALKLSHKDTKVAIKVGPTALQITSSEKTKVLSHTVLLNDVYYASEIEEVCLVDDNQFTLSIANESGQLSFIHNDCDTIVQAIIHIRNRWELSQPETVTVHQKIRPKDVPGTLLNMALLNLGSSDPTLRLAAYNLLCALTASFDLKIEGQLLETQGLCIPSNNTIFIKSVSEKLANNEPHLTVEFLEECIQGFQRSTIELKHLCLEYMTPWLKNLMKFCKSNDDAKKAKVAHILDKLIHLTIEQKEMYPSVQAKIWGSVGQIPELIEMVLDNFLHKSVAYGLGSTQVEIMADTSVALASENVQLVSKKIITRICRVMDKTCTNPTQYLEQHMMWDDIAVLSRYLLMLSFNNCLDVAIHLPYLFHIITFVVCTGSLSMRASSHGLVINTIHSLCTCTKPTFSEEAQRVLRLSLDEFSLSKFYLLFGISKVKSAAVTAFRSSCRHQSDKWLGNERVSQPLPADRERLSLPSLEVIADALLEIMEACMPDVPDSQWLQTWTSLARSFAFCYNPALQPRALIVYGCISKSVTDQEVKQLLRLLVKALESFNDIVLIEALVMCLTRIQPLLRPESPIHCALFWVAISVLQLDEVTLYGVGLALLEQNLHTLKSQGCFESESISDVMMNTREKLEWHFKQLDHAVGLSFRSNFHFALVGHLLKGFRHPTPTTVSRTARVLSMLLGIVAKPLRRDKFEVTPDSVAYLTALVAVSEEVRSRCHVKHAIPRWPADSSIIENGETALNGNQNTFGMPLSRRQKSWDILDQSALQLARHHKGPTHQERGSRSSVSNESNVLLDPEVLSDLSTQALVLTVLATLVKYSTDENETRVLYQYLAEGSVVFPKVFPVIHSLLDQKINNILSVSHDQVVLTSVQSIIQNMLASEDPSQQQLHFLQSCGFGGLWRFAGPFTKYNMMGESSELFVNCLEAMVETCLPGDETVPVPPSPRPYNLSSSLSSLTLGSPTDKAFSAESLDHDNFGGSVSSLRRASCSKARVKHRINDSPSH, encoded by the exons CTACCCAACAAATTCGGACCACATGGCACACAAGCGCGTATCAGCCAAGATCAGTTGAGCGCATGTCTCATACATATATCTCGATATCGTTTTTCATTGGTTATATCTGGACTTACAAAAATGTTGCAACGCGTTAACGAAGCA TCTATACAAAATCGTCATGATTCCGAGCGTTGTTGTTTTGAATCTCTTGTCATCATACTTACAACACTGGAACGTTGTCTGACAAACCAAACAAAGGACACCGCACGTTTCGAGGAGGCAATGAATGTTAAACTTTTACTACGTGAAATTTCACAATTCATTGATGTACAAAGTGACAACAACTCGAACGCTGCCCAATTGAAAGCTATAGCATCAAAAGTCCTATTTGCACTTTCGCAAAATCATTTTTCTGCGGTATTCAATCGCATTTCAGCGCGCATTCAAGAACTGACTACATGCTCGGATGAGAATCCTGATTATTGTGATATTGAACTAATACAACATATCGATATGGACATAAATAAATTGACAAAATTGTTACAAG TGTTTAAATCAAGATCAAAGAAGGCACCACCGCTAATACTCCTGCATTCGCTGGAGAAAGCCATTTGGAACTGGATTGAATATCATCCACATGAGTTCCAAGATTTACAACGTGGTATTACAACTAAGGACATTTCTGG TTGTTGGGAATCCTTGTTGGACTTTGTTGAAGCATACAAATCAGAgaacaaaaagaacaaaaccACCGTATGGCCATTGCAAATGTTATTGCTCATACTAACACCC AGTTGTTTAGAGGCCACCGTAAACGAGCTACAATCTGAAAAGGAGAAGGATAAAGAAAAAACGAAATCATCATCTGCGCAATCGTCTGCACAAGCAACACGCGATAAAGAACAATCAGCGAAACAGTTTATTGAAGGCGTTAAGCGTGGTTTAGGGCCACATTCACCTTCTAAACAAGTAACCGAATATGCGGCTATAGCTGGCGTAAAACTTTGCAAAGCCTCCACCTATGTTAATATTAATGATTCAAATAATGTTATATTCAAACTGGTGCAATACATGATTAATGATTTGAAAGCGCTACTCTTCAATCCGGCTAAACCATTTTCACGTGGACAAGCATACAATTATGCCGATATCGAATTAATGATTGACTGTTGGGTTTCTTTGTTTCGCATCAATCCGCACAATATTGATACACTAAAAGTTTGTCTTAATCTATCATCACCACAGGCATATCATTTTGTAATTGTATGCTCGTTGTTAAG ATTGACTCAGATTCATGTGGATTTTcgtttacaaaataaaaatcctTTTCGCACTATTAATACTCCATCACTGCCGTGGTGGCCTGAAACGAATGTTGTTCATAATCGTTCAGCGGAATTGCGTGCACTTTTCACTGACACCTTGAATAAGGCCACGCAAGGTTACATTGCGCACACGCCATTGCGTATGATCACTTCGTTAACGCTGAAATCAAAAGATACGCAAAAAGGTCTGGCACGCTCAGAAGAGGGACCTGCACACAAAATGTTGCTGCTGCTCATGGTGCGACTTATACATGCTGATCCgacattgcttttaaat ACTCAAGGCAAAGTAGCACATGAAATGCAAAGCTCTTCGCTGGAACTCATTAATGGTCTTGTGAGTCTTGTACACCAACCCACCATGCCAGATGTAGCCCAAGAAGCTATGGAGGCTCTACTGGCTTTACATTCTTTCGACAAAATAGAATTATGGAATCCACAAGCGCCAATGAATTGTTTTTGGGATGTTAGCTCCCAAGTTTTGTTCTCTATTTCACAAAAGCTCATACAACATCAAATAGCCAACTATACTGATGTACTAAAATGGATGCGAGAAATTTTGATTTGTCGCAATTGTTATCTGCAGCGTCATAAAAAATATGCTTTGGTTGGACATGAATTGCAAATTTGTCGGCAGGCTCGCATTAAGTTAGAAGTAGTATTTTTTATGTACCTGTGGTCAGTTGACTTGGATGCTGTACTAACTTCACTTTCTTGTTTTGGACTGTTGTGTCAAGAGTCAGATATTTTACTAACGGCGGATGATGCTGCCACAGTGCTGCTGGTAGCGAACTATCAGATATATCAGGATCTAACGCAATTGGCCAATT CTGCAACTGATACTCGCATTTGTTTCTACGAGACTACTCATGGAAACGCGTTTA GCCGACTAACGCTGCAACGACGCATGATGAATTTGCTGCGCAAAATTGAGCATTGTGTTGGTGTTCAAACTGCATGGGAAGAAACTTTCAG AAACTGGGAGCTTTCCTGCAAAGTTCTACAATCTTATCCGAAATGCAAAACAGACGATGCTCAAGCTGAGCTATTTCACCGTGGCGTTGGCAAACGTCGCGCTAGTCATCAAAGTTCTGAGCATGATTTGGAAGAACACATTACTGAATGGGCAAATATGACTTGGTTTCTGTTAACGCTTGGTGGTGTTTGTTTGCAAAAACGATTGGCTGCGCGTTGgaaacaaatgcaacaacaaaataatGCTACCACTGTTGGCTCAAGTAGTGGTGTGTCGGGGCCAAGTAATATTTTACCAGGTCCCAATAGTTTGGCACAATCGCAAAATACGCTAGCAGCATCTGGCAGCATGACTTCTATTTCATCTATACCCGCCATTTCCTTGTACTCACTCTACTCATGTTCCACTAGCTCCGGACGTGGTTCACTAATGCATCCAAGCACGGTTTCATTAACAACAATTGTGCCAGTGCCACCGCAGGATTTACAATACTGTCCAGTGACACA ATTTATTAGCCAACTTCTACGATTGCTAGTTTGTGTTAATGATAAAATTGGTTTGAACATACAGAAAAATGTTAAAGAGTTGATTGCTGAAGAAATGACTCCTCAACTTTATCCTATACTCTTTGATCAGATCCGTGCGATTACCGAGAAATTTTTCGATCAACAGGGACAAGTTAATGTCTCTGATGTAAATACACAATTCATCGAACATGTAATTTATATAATGAAGGCCATATTGGATCCTAAATCTGCCAAAGATCCGAACAACGAACAAGCAGCTGCATCTGAGTACCTGAGCGTGACCAGTATTGAAGGCATGATGTTGAGCATTGTGCGTTACGTACGTCATCTGGATATGACAACTTCATCGGCACGCACCAAAACGAGACTTTGTCAGTTGGTAGAGATAATGATGAAACGCAGGGACGATTTGGCATTTCGGCAGGAAATGAAATTTCGCAACAAATTAGTGGAGTACCTGACAGATTGGGTTATGGGCACAACACATCAAATAACACCTTCAACTACATCTGATACGCCGCCTGCTAA CACAACGCAAGTATTTCGTGATCTCGATCAAGCTTGCATGGAAGCCGTAGCAGCATTACTACGTGGTCTACCTTTACAGCCCGAGGAATCTGATCGCGGCGATTTGATGGATGCCAAGAGCGCACTATTTCTCAA ATACTTTACACTTTTTATGAATCTCCTAAACGACTGCATTGACAGCTCCGAGGCTGAAAATAAAGAGATAAATAATCCACCTTTACTCCCACCGCGCCATCCTGCAGCTGGCAAACTTACTGCATTACGAAATTTTACTATACAAGCTATGTCCAATTTGCTGGGTGCCAATATAGACTCAGGTCTTATGCATTCAATTGATTTGGGTTATAATCCTGATGTACAAACACGTGCAGCTTTTATGGAAGTCCTAACACAAGTATTACAGCAGGGCACTGAATTTGATACCCTAGCTGAAACGGTATTAGCAGATCGTTTTGAGCAACTAGTACAACTGGTAACAATGATAAGCGACAAAGGCGAACTACCGATTGCTATGGCACTAGCTAATGTAGTAACTACTTCGCAAATGGATGAATTGGCACGTGTGCTGGTCACACTGTTTGATGCCAAACATTTGCTTTCCCCACTCTTATGGAATATGTTCTATCGTGAAGTGGAGATATCGGAATGCATGTCAACATTATTTCGTGGCAATTCATTGGGCAGTAAAATAATggcattttgttttaaaatttatggCGCAAGTTATTTGCAGAATTTACTGGAGCCATTGATACGGCCACTGCTTGATGATCCGAGTACCAGTTATGAGGTGGATCCCGCACG GCTTTTGCCCGGTGAAGATTTGGAGCGTAACAAGGAGAATTTAATGGAGTTAACTAAACGTTTCTTTGATGCAATACTCAATTCCGTAGATCGTTTTCCTTCACAGTTGCGTTCGATGTGCCATTGTCTTTATCAGGTGTTGAGCAAACGCTTTCCCACAGTACTGCAAACTAATATTGGTGCAGTGGGCACTGTAATATTTTTACGCTTTATTAATCCAGCTATTG TGTCACCACAAGAACTCGGCATTGTCGGTCGGCAGGTTCCAGCTTCAGTGAAACGCGGTCTCATGTTAAtgtcaaaaattttgcaaaatattgCAAATCATGTCGAATTCTCAAAAGAACAGCATATGGTTTCATTCAATGATTTCTTGCGCACACGTTTCGAACAAGGACGCCACTTTTTCGTACAAATTGCTTCAGATTGTGAGACTGTTGATCAGACTTCGCATAGCATGAGTTTTATATCAGATGCTAATGTGTTGGCATTGCATCGTCTACTTTGGACGCATCAAGAACGTATTGGCGACTATTTATCTAGTAGTCGTGATCACAAAGCTGTTGGAAGACGTCCATTTGATAAGATGGCTACCCTCCTTGCTTATTTGGGACCACCTGAACATAAACCTGTGGATTCACA tATGATGTTTTCGACGTATGCGCGCTGGAGCTCTATTGATATGTCTTCTACTAATTTCGAGGAAATTATGCTAAAACATCAGATGCACGAAAAAGAGGAATTCAAAACTTTAAAAACTATGAATATATTTTATCAAGCGGGCACTAGTAAACAGGGATATCCGGTATTTTACTACATTGCAAGACGTTACAA AATTGGTGAAACAAATGGAGATTTACTTATTTATCATGTCATACTAACACTGAAACCATTCTGTCATTCACCATTCGAAGTTGTGATTGATTTTACGCATACCTGTTCGGATAATCGCTTTCGCACCGAATTCTTACAAAAATGGTTTTACGTACTGCCAACTGTTGCTTACGAAAATATTATGGCTGTTTATATATACAACTGTAATTCATGGGTGCGagaatataccaaatttcatgatcgCGTGCTAGCACCATTGAAA GGCAATCGAAAGATAGTGTTCCTTGATGTacccaacaaattaaatgaattcatCGATACCGAACAACAGAAACTGCCAGGTGCTACATTATCGCTAGATGAAGATTTAAAAGTTTTCAGCAATGCACTGAAACTCAGTCATAAAGATACAAAAGTCGCAATAAAAGTTGGTCCCACTGCATTACAAATAActtcatctgaaaaaacaaaggTATTATCACACACCGTCTTGCTCAACGATGTATACTATGCTTCCGAAATAGAGGAAGTTTGTCTAGTAGATGATAATCAATTCACGCTATCTATTGCTAACGAAAGTGGTCAGTTAAGTTTCATACACAACGATTGTGATACCATTGTACAAGCTATTATTCACATACGTAACCGCTGGGAATTAAGTCAACCTGAAACGGTAACAGTGCATCAGAAAATACGTCCTAAGGATGTACCGGGTACGCTATTAAATATGGCACTGCTAAATTTGGGTTCCTCTGATCCCACATTACGTTTAGCTGCATACAATTTACTCTGTGCGCTGACAGCatcttttgatttaaaaattgaaGGTCAACTATTGGAGACACAAGGTCTATGCATACCTTCCAATAATACAATATTTATAAAATCTGTTAGTGAAAAATTAGCAAACAATGAACCGCATTTAACAGTTGAATTTTTGGAGGAATGTATACAAGGTTTCCAGCGTAGCACAATTGAATTGAAACATTTATGTTTAGAATATATGACGCCATGGTTAAagaatttaatgaaattttgcaaATCTAACGATGATGCTAAGAAAGCAAAAGTTGCGCatattttagataaattaatacatttaacaaTTGAACAAAAGGAAATGTATCCATCGGTGCAAGCGAAAATTTGGGGCTCTGTTGGACAAATTCCGGAACTAATTGAAATGGTTCTCGATAATTTTCTGCACAAGTCGGTAGCTTATGGTTTGGGTTCAACACAGGTGGAGATTATGGCAGATACGTCAGTAGCACTTGCTTCGGAAAATGTACAATTGGTTTCGAAGAAGATTATAACGCGTATATGTCGCGTTATGGATAAGACTTGTACAAATCCTACACAGTACCTGGAACAGCATATGATGTGGGATGATATTGCTGTATTGTCACGTTATTTACTTATGTTGTCGTTTAATAATTGTCTCGACGTCGCCATACATTTACCGTACCTTTTTCATATTATCACATTTGTG GTCTGTACTGGCTCTTTGTCTATGCGGGCCTCTAGCCATGGACTTGTCATCAATACCATCCATTCTTTATGTACCTGTACTAAACCGACCTTCTCAGAGGAAGCACAACGTGTCCTCCGCCTATCACTTGATGAATTCTCTTTGTCCAAATTTTATTTACTCTTCGGCATAAGCAAAGTAAAATCGGCCGCTGTAACTGCTTTTCGCTCGAGTTGTCGACATCAATCCGACAAATGGTTGGGTAATGAACGCGTATCTCAACCGCTACCCGCAGATCGTGAACGTTTGTCGCTACCCTCACTTGAAGTAATTGCTGATGCATTATTGGAAATTATGGAAGCGTGCATGCCTGATGTACCGGATAGTCAATGGCTTCAGACATGGACATCGTTGGCACGTAGTTTTGCATTTTGTTATAATCCAGCGCTACAACCACGCGCGCTTATTGTTTACGGTTGTATAAGCAAAAGTGTTACCGATCAGGAGGTTAAACAATTGTTGCGTTTGCTTGTAAAAGCGTTGGAGTCTTTTAACGATATTGTACTGATAGAGGCATTGGTGATGTGCTTGACACGTATACAACCGCTCTTGAGACCT GAATCTCCCATACATTGCGCATTATTTTGGGTCGCAATATCTGTTTTGCAACTGGACGAAGTTACATTGTACGGTGTTGGTCTTGCATTGCTTGAACAAAATTTGCATACCCTTAAGTCGCAAGGTTGTTTCGAATCTGAAAGTATTAGCGATGTTATGATGAATACACGTGAAAAATTGGAGTGGCATTTCAAGCAACTGGATCATGCGGTTGGCCTATCATTTCGTAGTAATTTCCACTTTGCGCTCGTCGGCCATTTGCTAAAA GGTTTCCGTCATCCTACACCAACAACTGTATCACGTACAGCGCGCGTACTCTCCATGCTTTTGGGTATTGTCGCCAAACCACTAAGACGTGACAAATTTGAAGTTACTCCAGATAGCGTCGCTTATTTAACGGCACTAGTTGCTGTGTCTGAGGAAGTGCGTTCACGTTGTCATGTTAAGCATGCTATACCGCGTTGGCCTGCAGATTCGAGTATAATAGAAAATGGCGAAACGGCTTTGAATGGCAATCAGAAT ACATTTGGCATGCCTTTATCGCGTCGTCAAAAGTCCTGGGATATTCTTGATCAATCAGCGCTTCAGTTAGCTCGTCACCATAAAGGACCTACACATCAG